The following proteins are co-located in the Gloeocapsa sp. PCC 7428 genome:
- the panB gene encoding 3-methyl-2-oxobutanoate hydroxymethyltransferase, with product MAVTIQQLIQWKKQGRAIVALTAWDYAIAHLLDSVGIDIILVGDSLSVILGYETTLPLTLEEMLHHAKAVRRGVKQALIVVDLPFLTYQESPQQALRNAGRVLKETGAHAVKLEGGYPAMTATVAYLVQAGIPVMGHVGLTPQSIRQLGLRQQGKTPEAGERILQEAIALEQAGAFSIVLEHIPHDLAAQISQKLTIPTIGIGAGSKCDGQVLVTADVLGLSERQPPFAKSYTNLSEAIVQAVQSFATEVRDRKFPE from the coding sequence ATGGCAGTAACTATCCAACAACTAATTCAATGGAAAAAACAGGGAAGGGCGATTGTAGCGCTGACAGCATGGGATTATGCGATCGCACACCTATTGGATAGTGTAGGGATAGATATTATTTTAGTAGGCGATTCTTTATCCGTTATTCTCGGCTACGAAACAACACTGCCATTGACACTTGAAGAAATGTTGCACCATGCCAAAGCTGTACGGCGCGGTGTTAAACAAGCGTTGATAGTAGTCGATCTGCCATTTTTAACGTATCAAGAAAGCCCGCAGCAAGCATTACGGAACGCTGGACGAGTTTTAAAAGAGACAGGCGCTCATGCGGTAAAGTTAGAAGGCGGATATCCGGCAATGACAGCAACAGTTGCTTACCTAGTGCAAGCCGGAATTCCGGTCATGGGTCATGTTGGGTTAACACCGCAATCGATACGCCAACTTGGTTTACGGCAACAAGGTAAAACACCAGAAGCCGGAGAACGAATATTACAAGAAGCGATCGCCCTCGAACAAGCAGGAGCATTTAGTATTGTCTTAGAACATATTCCCCACGATCTAGCCGCCCAAATTAGCCAAAAGCTGACAATTCCCACAATCGGTATTGGTGCAGGATCAAAATGCGATGGACAAGTTTTAGTAACAGCAGATGTCCTAGGGCTATCTGAAAGACAACCACCATTTGCAAAGTCATACACAAACTTAAGTGAAGCGATCGTGCAAGCCGTCCAAAGTTTCGCAACCGAAGTACGCGATCGTAAATTTCCTGAATAG
- a CDS encoding form I ribulose bisphosphate carboxylase large subunit, with protein MSYAQTKTQTKTGYQAGVKDYRLTYYTPDYTPKDTDVLAAFRVTPQPGVPPEEAGAAVAAESSTGTWTTVWTDLLTDLDRYKGRCYDIEPVPGEDNQYICYVAYPLDLFEEGSVTNMLTSIVGNVFGFKALRALRLEDLRIPVAYLKTFQGPPHGIQVERDKLNKYGRPLLGCTIKPKLGLSAKNYGRAVYECLRGGLDFTKDDENINSQPFMRWRDRFLFVAEAIHKAQAETGEIKGHYLNVTAPTCEEMMKRAEFAKELEMPIIMHDYLTGGFTANTTLARWCRDNGVLLHIHRAMHAVIDRQKNHGMHFRVLAKCLRMSGGDHLHSGTVVGKLEGERGITMGFVDLMRENYVEQDRDRGIFFTQDWASMPGVMPVASGGIHIWHMPALVEIFGDDSCLQFGGGTLGHPWGNAPGATANRVALEACIQARNEGRSLAREGNDVIREAAKWSPELAVACELWKEIKFEFEAMDTL; from the coding sequence ATGTCTTACGCTCAAACAAAGACTCAGACAAAGACTGGGTATCAGGCAGGGGTTAAAGATTATCGCTTAACGTACTACACCCCAGATTACACACCTAAAGATACGGATGTTTTAGCGGCATTCCGCGTCACTCCTCAGCCTGGAGTTCCTCCAGAGGAAGCAGGAGCCGCTGTAGCTGCTGAGTCCTCTACAGGTACATGGACAACAGTATGGACGGACTTGTTAACCGACCTCGATCGCTACAAAGGTCGTTGCTACGATATTGAACCCGTTCCAGGTGAAGACAATCAGTATATCTGTTACGTTGCTTACCCATTGGATCTGTTTGAGGAAGGCTCCGTTACCAATATGTTGACCTCGATTGTAGGTAACGTATTTGGGTTTAAAGCACTACGTGCATTACGTTTGGAAGATTTGCGGATTCCTGTCGCTTACTTAAAGACCTTCCAAGGACCTCCCCACGGTATTCAAGTAGAACGCGACAAACTGAACAAGTACGGTCGTCCTTTGCTTGGTTGTACAATCAAACCGAAGCTTGGTCTATCGGCTAAAAACTACGGTCGTGCAGTTTATGAGTGCTTGCGCGGTGGTCTAGACTTCACCAAAGACGACGAAAACATCAACTCGCAGCCATTCATGCGCTGGCGCGATCGCTTCTTGTTCGTAGCAGAAGCGATTCATAAAGCCCAAGCCGAAACAGGTGAAATTAAAGGACACTACCTCAACGTCACCGCTCCCACTTGCGAAGAAATGATGAAGCGGGCTGAGTTCGCAAAAGAACTAGAAATGCCGATCATCATGCACGACTATCTAACAGGTGGTTTCACTGCAAATACAACACTGGCGCGTTGGTGCCGTGATAATGGCGTTTTGCTACACATTCACCGCGCGATGCACGCGGTAATTGACCGTCAAAAGAATCACGGTATGCACTTCCGCGTATTAGCAAAATGCTTGCGGATGTCTGGTGGCGACCACTTACACTCAGGAACTGTCGTTGGTAAGCTTGAGGGCGAACGCGGCATCACAATGGGCTTCGTTGACCTGATGCGCGAGAACTACGTTGAGCAAGACCGCGATCGCGGAATTTTCTTCACTCAAGACTGGGCTTCGATGCCTGGTGTTATGCCTGTAGCATCTGGTGGTATCCACATTTGGCATATGCCAGCGCTTGTAGAAATCTTCGGTGACGATTCCTGCTTACAATTCGGTGGCGGAACCTTAGGACATCCTTGGGGTAACGCACCTGGTGCAACGGCTAACCGTGTTGCATTAGAAGCTTGTATTCAAGCGCGTAACGAAGGTCGCAGTTTAGCACGTGAAGGTAACGACGTTATTCGCGAAGCTGCGAAGTGGAGTCCTGAACTTGCAGTTGCTTGCGAACTGTGGAAGGAAATCAAGTTCGAGTTCGAGGCAATGGATACACTCTAA
- a CDS encoding chaperonin family protein RbcX: MDLKRIAKDTAKTLSSYLTYQAMRTVLAQISETNPPLALWLHRFSAKEVIQDGEAYIHKLFQEKPDLALRIMVVREHIAQEVVDFLPEIVLSDIQQANMEHRRQHLERITQLESNPSHEQQATTESNLDNPSS; this comes from the coding sequence ATGGATTTAAAACGAATTGCGAAAGACACAGCGAAGACGCTCTCTAGCTACCTGACTTATCAGGCGATGAGAACGGTACTAGCTCAGATTAGCGAAACTAATCCGCCACTGGCACTTTGGTTGCATCGCTTTTCCGCGAAAGAAGTTATTCAAGACGGAGAAGCATACATTCACAAGTTGTTTCAAGAGAAGCCTGATTTAGCTCTGCGGATTATGGTTGTCAGAGAACACATTGCGCAAGAAGTTGTAGACTTTCTGCCTGAAATAGTTCTTAGTGACATTCAACAAGCAAATATGGAGCATCGCCGTCAGCACTTAGAGCGAATTACGCAGCTAGAATCTAACCCCAGCCACGAGCAACAAGCAACTACTGAGTCTAATTTGGATAATCCATCCAGTTAG
- a CDS encoding ribulose bisphosphate carboxylase small subunit, with product MQTLPKERRYETLSYLPPLSDAQITKQIQYILNQGYIPAVEFNESSEPEQHYWTLWKLPLFGARSTQEVLSEVQACRSEYGNCYIRVVGFDNVKQCQILSFIVHKPNQNSYGGRY from the coding sequence ATGCAAACTTTACCCAAAGAGCGTCGCTACGAAACCCTGTCTTATCTCCCACCTTTAAGCGATGCTCAAATTACAAAACAGATCCAGTACATTCTGAACCAAGGCTACATCCCAGCAGTTGAGTTCAACGAATCTTCTGAACCAGAACAACACTACTGGACATTGTGGAAATTGCCTTTGTTTGGTGCTAGAAGTACCCAAGAAGTACTCAGCGAAGTTCAAGCTTGTCGTTCAGAGTATGGCAATTGCTATATTCGTGTAGTAGGTTTTGACAACGTTAAGCAATGCCAAATCCTCAGTTTTATCGTACATAAGCCAAATCAAAATAGCTACGGCGGCAGATACTAA
- a CDS encoding ribulose bisphosphate carboxylase small subunit, whose translation MSYYISPRFLDKLAVHITKNFLDLPGIRVPLILGIHGRKGEGKTFQCELVFERMGIEVIHISGGELESPDAGDPARLIRLRYREAAELIKVRGKMVALMINDLDAGAGRFDEGTQYTVNTQLVNATLMNIADNPTDVQLPGSYDSTPLHRVPIIVTGNDFSTLYAPLIREGRMEKFYWEPDRDDKIGIVGGIFAEDGLSAQEVTQLVDAFPDQAIDFFSALRSRVYDEQIRRFIHETGIERVSLRVVNSTEGPPVFQKPDFRLSHLLESGNFMVQEQQRVESSRLVHEYNQALYYANRNPISANRGHAIAPAANPTPTPTQQPTPESNSEHHTVEKTKKPVGFQSTRYEPSSLTPPRYNGFNTSTNRHNEVLTRRVGLETLEQVKNLIAQGYHIGIEYVDKRRFSTGSWQSCSPAIHGESEAVIALETCLDEHTGDYVRIFGVDPKNKRRIMETIIQRPDNN comes from the coding sequence ATGAGTTACTATATCTCCCCCCGCTTTCTCGATAAACTTGCTGTTCATATCACGAAAAACTTTCTCGATCTTCCAGGAATCCGCGTACCGCTGATTTTAGGTATTCATGGTCGCAAAGGTGAAGGAAAGACCTTTCAATGCGAGTTAGTTTTTGAACGCATGGGAATTGAAGTTATTCACATCTCTGGTGGAGAACTCGAAAGCCCAGACGCAGGCGATCCAGCACGACTCATTCGTTTGCGCTATCGCGAAGCTGCGGAATTAATTAAAGTGCGCGGTAAAATGGTGGCACTGATGATCAACGACCTTGATGCTGGTGCAGGAAGATTCGACGAAGGAACGCAGTATACCGTAAATACGCAGTTAGTCAACGCCACGTTGATGAATATTGCTGATAATCCTACTGATGTGCAACTTCCTGGAAGCTACGATTCAACACCATTACACCGCGTCCCAATTATCGTCACAGGCAACGATTTTTCCACATTGTACGCCCCGCTGATTCGCGAAGGGCGAATGGAAAAGTTTTATTGGGAACCGGATCGCGACGATAAAATTGGTATCGTTGGTGGAATTTTTGCAGAAGATGGACTATCGGCGCAAGAAGTGACTCAACTTGTTGATGCATTTCCCGATCAAGCGATTGACTTTTTCAGCGCCTTGCGATCGCGCGTATACGACGAACAAATTCGCCGCTTTATCCATGAAACTGGTATTGAGCGCGTATCATTACGTGTCGTAAATAGTACCGAAGGGCCACCCGTCTTTCAAAAACCAGATTTCAGGTTATCGCATTTACTTGAATCAGGAAATTTCATGGTTCAAGAACAGCAACGTGTTGAAAGTTCGCGATTAGTTCATGAATACAACCAAGCTTTGTACTACGCAAACCGCAACCCGATTAGTGCTAATCGCGGACACGCGATCGCGCCAGCAGCAAATCCAACACCTACTCCCACACAGCAACCTACTCCAGAATCCAATTCTGAACATCATACAGTTGAAAAGACAAAGAAACCCGTTGGCTTTCAATCAACACGCTACGAACCTAGCTCATTAACTCCTCCGCGCTACAATGGATTTAATACTTCAACAAACCGCCATAACGAAGTTCTCACGCGTAGAGTGGGCTTAGAAACATTAGAGCAAGTCAAAAATTTGATTGCTCAAGGGTATCATATTGGTATTGAATATGTAGATAAACGACGTTTCAGTACTGGTTCTTGGCAAAGCTGTAGCCCAGCAATTCATGGCGAATCAGAAGCTGTCATCGCTTTGGAAACGTGCTTAGATGAGCATACTGGTGACTATGTACGAATTTTTGGTGTAGATCCCAAAAATAAGCGTCGGATTATGGAGACGATTATCCAAAGACCAGATAACAATTAA
- a CDS encoding 2'-5' RNA ligase family protein, with amino-acid sequence MAQITNRYFIALLPPLEIQTRVREIQQHFAEHYSSQGALRSPPHITLQPPFLWDVERVSQLETLLGNFAQQRSPVPIVPDGFGAFSPRVIYVNVRKSPELLAVQADLMAQCESIGIVDPVSKTRPFAPHMTVAFRDLTRQNFKAAWMQFQHQKLYFEFTTTDLTLLLHNGKQWTIHANFPLTFNN; translated from the coding sequence TTGGCTCAAATAACCAATCGCTATTTTATTGCTTTATTGCCGCCGTTGGAAATTCAAACTCGCGTTCGAGAAATTCAGCAGCATTTTGCAGAGCATTATAGTAGTCAGGGTGCGTTGCGATCGCCGCCGCATATTACATTACAGCCGCCGTTTCTTTGGGATGTTGAGCGCGTTAGCCAATTAGAAACGCTTCTTGGCAACTTTGCCCAGCAGCGATCGCCAGTACCAATTGTGCCCGATGGATTTGGTGCTTTCTCGCCGCGCGTAATTTACGTTAATGTCCGCAAATCTCCAGAGTTATTAGCTGTACAAGCTGATTTAATGGCGCAGTGTGAATCGATAGGAATTGTCGATCCTGTTTCTAAAACACGTCCTTTTGCTCCGCACATGACCGTTGCATTTCGCGACTTAACACGGCAGAATTTCAAAGCAGCGTGGATGCAATTTCAACACCAAAAGTTGTACTTTGAGTTTACAACAACTGATTTAACGTTACTACTTCATAACGGTAAACAGTGGACAATCCACGCTAATTTTCCTTTGACTTTCAACAACTAG
- a CDS encoding YciI family protein, which translates to MPWFVKIEEGIVEKPEFDLHVPAHKAYVKELIANGHQARSGYWTQRGGGMMVFQAASLEEAKAIVAKDPLIQNGCVSYKLYEWQVVVE; encoded by the coding sequence ATGCCTTGGTTTGTCAAGATTGAAGAAGGCATAGTCGAAAAGCCAGAGTTTGACCTGCACGTACCTGCACATAAAGCTTATGTCAAAGAATTGATTGCCAACGGACATCAAGCCCGTAGCGGCTATTGGACTCAACGCGGTGGTGGGATGATGGTGTTTCAAGCTGCATCACTTGAAGAAGCCAAAGCGATCGTTGCCAAAGATCCATTAATTCAAAACGGTTGTGTAAGCTACAAGCTCTACGAGTGGCAAGTCGTGGTTGAATAA
- a CDS encoding phasin family protein, whose amino-acid sequence MPGFGDVVQRAFYLGVGLASYAGEKAGGKLSELRSQAQKLAEEMVARGEMTTEEAKHFVEDLMQQAQQSSVNEPSASNQNREPRRIEILTDDETTTVQQDDQDVEKLRQQVLGLQEELQRLKRQQ is encoded by the coding sequence ATGCCTGGATTTGGAGATGTAGTACAAAGAGCTTTTTATCTCGGCGTTGGGCTAGCTTCTTATGCAGGCGAGAAAGCAGGCGGGAAATTATCAGAATTGCGATCGCAAGCCCAGAAGCTAGCAGAAGAAATGGTCGCTCGTGGTGAAATGACGACAGAAGAAGCTAAGCACTTCGTCGAAGACTTGATGCAGCAAGCACAACAATCGTCTGTGAATGAGCCAAGCGCTAGCAATCAAAACAGAGAACCACGTCGCATCGAAATTTTGACTGATGACGAAACAACGACGGTGCAGCAAGACGATCAAGACGTGGAGAAGCTGCGTCAGCAAGTATTGGGACTACAAGAAGAATTACAAAGACTTAAGCGACAACAATAA
- the queF gene encoding preQ(1) synthase encodes MSNESSLVQSGTEASLAADNETVEQQKYGERHIAEGKLITFPNPRIGRWYNIYITLPEFTCKCPFSGYPDFATIYINYVPNERVVELKAIKLYINSYRDRYISHEESINQILDDFVAACDPLEVHIKGDFNPRGNVHTVIEVTHKREQTPAQSTILTRKESDLK; translated from the coding sequence ATGAGCAACGAATCAAGTTTAGTGCAAAGTGGAACTGAAGCAAGCTTAGCTGCTGATAATGAAACTGTTGAGCAACAGAAGTATGGTGAACGTCATATTGCTGAAGGAAAACTGATTACCTTTCCTAACCCGCGTATTGGACGCTGGTACAACATTTACATTACTTTGCCAGAATTTACGTGTAAGTGTCCTTTTTCGGGTTATCCTGACTTTGCCACGATTTATATTAATTACGTTCCCAACGAGCGCGTCGTCGAGCTTAAGGCAATCAAACTTTATATTAACAGTTACCGCGATCGCTACATCTCGCATGAAGAATCAATCAACCAGATTTTAGATGATTTCGTTGCCGCGTGCGACCCTCTCGAAGTTCACATCAAGGGAGATTTCAATCCTCGCGGTAATGTACACACCGTTATCGAAGTCACTCACAAACGCGAGCAAACGCCAGCACAAAGCACCATCCTAACTCGTAAAGAGTCAGACTTGAAGTAA
- a CDS encoding cytochrome c biogenesis protein, translating to MSLDSAKLNLWLSLRRFFRREFLPVLTDLRLAIILLLAIAVFSISGTVIEQGQSVAFYQANYPEDPALFGFLNWKVLLSLGLDHVYRTWWFLALLILFGSSLTACTFRRQLPALKWFSRTWKFYKQPQQFRKFALSAELSHATVDNLVPLIEKRYQVFREGDALYASRGLVGRVGPIVVHASMILILVGAIWGAMTGFMAQEMVASGDSFKVHNIVDAGPWAAPQIPQNWSVRVNRFWIDYTPTGGIDQFYSDLSVIDDQGQEVKHKKIFVNEPLRYRGVTFYQTDWGIAAIRIRLNKSPILQLPMARLNTNGQGRLWATWIPTKPDLSAGVSLVARDLQGMLLLYDTTGQLINTVRPGMAVEVNGVTLKIDEVIGSTGLQIKADPGIPFVYSGFGLLMLGVLMSYISHSQIWALQKDGKLYIGGKTNRAHVAFEREFLSVLDQLGPTVVSDAASAIAKQSA from the coding sequence ATGTCATTAGATTCTGCCAAGTTAAATTTGTGGTTATCGCTGCGGCGCTTTTTTCGGCGTGAGTTTTTACCAGTATTAACAGACTTGCGCTTGGCAATTATTTTGCTGTTGGCGATCGCAGTTTTTAGTATCTCTGGTACTGTTATCGAGCAAGGACAATCTGTCGCATTCTATCAAGCAAACTATCCTGAAGATCCTGCGTTATTTGGCTTTCTTAACTGGAAAGTCCTGCTAAGCTTAGGGCTAGATCATGTTTACCGTACTTGGTGGTTTTTAGCACTGTTGATTTTGTTCGGTTCAAGCTTAACGGCTTGTACATTTAGACGCCAATTACCTGCGCTGAAATGGTTTTCGCGAACCTGGAAATTTTATAAACAGCCGCAGCAGTTTCGTAAGTTTGCGTTGAGTGCAGAACTCAGTCATGCCACAGTCGATAACTTAGTGCCTTTAATAGAAAAACGCTATCAAGTTTTTCGCGAAGGAGATGCGCTTTACGCTAGCCGAGGTCTTGTAGGACGTGTTGGACCTATCGTCGTTCATGCCAGCATGATCTTGATTCTTGTAGGCGCAATTTGGGGTGCGATGACAGGCTTTATGGCGCAAGAAATGGTTGCGAGTGGAGATAGTTTTAAAGTCCACAATATAGTTGACGCAGGACCTTGGGCAGCACCACAAATTCCTCAAAATTGGTCTGTACGAGTCAATCGATTTTGGATCGACTACACACCTACGGGCGGTATCGACCAGTTTTATTCAGATTTGTCTGTCATCGACGATCAAGGACAAGAAGTTAAGCATAAAAAGATTTTTGTTAATGAACCGCTACGCTATCGCGGTGTAACTTTTTATCAAACCGACTGGGGAATTGCGGCGATTCGCATTCGGCTGAATAAAAGTCCAATTCTACAGCTACCAATGGCACGGCTGAATACGAATGGTCAAGGACGCCTTTGGGCGACTTGGATTCCGACAAAACCCGATTTAAGTGCTGGAGTTTCACTTGTTGCCAGAGATTTACAAGGAATGCTACTTCTTTACGATACAACTGGGCAGTTAATTAATACTGTACGTCCTGGAATGGCGGTTGAGGTCAATGGTGTAACGTTAAAGATTGATGAAGTTATCGGTAGTACAGGGTTGCAAATCAAAGCCGATCCAGGTATTCCTTTTGTTTATTCGGGTTTTGGCTTACTCATGCTAGGCGTACTCATGAGTTACATCTCGCATTCACAAATTTGGGCACTACAGAAAGATGGCAAACTATATATTGGCGGTAAAACAAACCGCGCTCATGTTGCATTTGAGCGAGAGTTTTTATCTGTGTTAGATCAGTTAGGACCGACTGTAGTTTCTGATGCTGCGAGTGCGATCGCCAAGCAGAGTGCCTAA
- a CDS encoding cytochrome c biogenesis protein CcdA, whose protein sequence is MLELWQTRLYELEQFANTLVSDQLTHLGWLSVGVIFTAGLLTSLTPCMLSMLPITVGYIGGYEAENRWHAMRMSTWFALGLATTLATLGIVAAFLGQVYGQVGIGLPLIVSIVAILMGLNLLEALPLQLPSVGGLEWISQDLPQGLRSYLIGLTFGVVASPCSTPVLATLLAWVATTQDLILGATLLLAYTVGYVVPLILAGTFTAAIKKLLELRRWSGWITPVSGALLVGFGVFSLLSRIPVGSI, encoded by the coding sequence ATGCTCGAACTTTGGCAAACTCGGTTGTATGAACTTGAACAATTTGCGAATACACTCGTCTCTGACCAACTGACACATCTTGGCTGGTTGAGTGTTGGTGTAATTTTTACGGCTGGTTTGTTAACTAGCTTGACACCGTGTATGCTTTCCATGCTACCGATTACAGTAGGTTATATCGGTGGCTATGAAGCCGAAAACCGCTGGCACGCAATGCGGATGTCTACTTGGTTTGCATTAGGTTTAGCAACAACCTTAGCAACTTTGGGTATTGTCGCAGCCTTCTTAGGACAAGTTTACGGACAAGTAGGCATTGGGCTACCTCTTATCGTTAGTATCGTGGCGATTTTGATGGGGCTGAATCTACTTGAGGCGTTACCCTTACAATTACCATCGGTCGGTGGGTTAGAATGGATTTCGCAAGATTTACCCCAAGGACTTCGTTCTTACCTGATTGGTTTGACGTTTGGTGTTGTTGCTTCGCCTTGTAGCACACCTGTTCTAGCAACATTACTCGCTTGGGTTGCGACAACGCAAGATTTAATTCTTGGTGCAACGTTACTTCTTGCTTATACCGTTGGCTATGTCGTGCCTTTAATCTTGGCAGGAACTTTTACGGCTGCGATCAAGAAATTGTTGGAATTGCGCCGCTGGTCAGGTTGGATTACACCAGTTAGTGGAGCGTTACTTGTTGGTTTTGGCGTCTTCTCACTATTGTCGCGCATTCCCGTAGGAAGTATTTAA
- a CDS encoding FtsW/RodA/SpoVE family cell cycle protein has translation MQIRQLIPFFDKSVVGWANEARLLRWLTLLWLCIGLIILFSASYSVAAVEQNDGLYFVKRQLIGVAIGLVAFNVLVHTPLRFVFKIAHWSVLLLLGLIFSTQLIGEEILNVRRWLSIGGILIQPSELIKPFLILQSARLFGQWERIRWQARLFWLAVFALILVGILLQPNLSTTALCGMALWLIALAAGLPYLHLAGTALLGILAAVISVSYNSYQLKRITSFQNPWSDPAGAGYQLIQSLLAVGSGGTWGAGFGLSQQKLHYLPIQDTDFIFAVFAEEFGFVGGVLMLLLLLMYATLALIVALKAWHPVHRLVAVGAMIFLVGQSMLNIGVATGVLPTTGLPLPFISYGSNSVIASLAIAGLLIRVARENADANVVILPGRTNHKGR, from the coding sequence GTGCAGATCCGTCAACTAATTCCTTTCTTTGACAAATCTGTGGTTGGATGGGCTAACGAAGCCCGCCTGTTGCGTTGGCTAACGTTGCTGTGGTTGTGCATCGGATTAATTATTTTATTTTCTGCGTCTTATTCCGTTGCTGCTGTAGAACAAAATGATGGACTTTATTTTGTCAAGCGCCAACTGATAGGGGTGGCTATTGGTTTAGTGGCATTTAACGTTCTTGTTCATACACCTTTACGCTTTGTATTTAAGATTGCGCATTGGAGTGTGTTACTTCTTTTAGGATTAATTTTTTCAACCCAGCTTATAGGAGAAGAAATTTTAAATGTTAGGCGCTGGTTGTCAATTGGAGGAATTCTGATTCAACCGTCTGAGTTAATTAAGCCGTTCTTAATTTTACAAAGTGCTCGTCTTTTCGGGCAATGGGAGAGAATTCGCTGGCAAGCGCGTTTGTTTTGGTTAGCAGTGTTTGCACTGATTTTAGTAGGAATTCTTCTTCAACCTAATTTAAGTACAACCGCGCTCTGTGGCATGGCGTTATGGTTAATAGCACTAGCCGCAGGTTTACCATATCTTCACTTAGCAGGAACAGCTTTACTAGGTATCTTAGCGGCAGTTATCAGTGTTAGTTATAATTCATATCAACTTAAGCGAATTACGTCTTTTCAAAACCCTTGGAGCGATCCAGCAGGCGCTGGTTATCAGTTGATTCAAAGTTTGCTTGCCGTAGGTTCAGGCGGAACGTGGGGAGCAGGGTTTGGACTGTCGCAACAAAAATTACATTATTTACCAATTCAAGATACTGACTTTATTTTTGCCGTTTTTGCCGAAGAATTTGGGTTTGTTGGTGGTGTATTAATGCTGCTGTTATTACTTATGTATGCGACACTAGCGTTAATCGTAGCACTCAAAGCTTGGCACCCAGTCCACAGGTTAGTTGCAGTTGGTGCAATGATTTTTTTGGTAGGACAGTCAATGCTAAATATTGGAGTTGCGACTGGAGTTTTACCAACAACAGGCTTACCACTTCCCTTTATTAGCTATGGCAGTAATTCAGTTATTGCAAGCTTGGCAATCGCCGGATTACTGATCCGTGTTGCTAGAGAAAACGCGGATGCCAACGTTGTCATCTTACCAGGACGTACCAACCATAAAGGGCGCTGA
- a CDS encoding phycobilisome linker polypeptide — protein MRMFKVTACVPSQTRIRTQRELQNTYFTKLVPYDNWFREQQRIMKMGGKIVKVELATGKPGVNTGLL, from the coding sequence ATGCGGATGTTTAAAGTCACTGCATGTGTTCCTAGTCAAACTCGAATTAGAACACAGCGGGAATTGCAAAATACATATTTCACCAAGCTCGTTCCTTATGACAACTGGTTTCGGGAACAGCAAAGAATTATGAAAATGGGTGGCAAGATTGTGAAGGTGGAACTAGCAACAGGAAAGCCAGGAGTCAATACAGGATTGCTGTAA
- the apcB gene encoding allophycocyanin subunit beta → MQDAITAVINASDVQGKYLDNSAMEKLKGYFQTGELRVRAATTISANAAAIVKEAVAKSLLYSDITRPGGNMYTTRRYAACIRDLDYYLRYSTYAMLAGDPSILDERVLNGLKETYNSLGVPIGATVQAIQAMKEVTASLVGPDAGKEMGVYFDYICSGLS, encoded by the coding sequence ATGCAAGACGCAATTACAGCAGTAATTAATGCTTCAGACGTACAAGGTAAGTACCTCGATAATTCGGCAATGGAAAAGCTAAAAGGCTACTTCCAAACCGGTGAACTCCGCGTACGTGCTGCGACAACTATTAGCGCTAATGCGGCAGCAATTGTTAAAGAAGCAGTAGCAAAATCGCTGCTTTACTCTGACATCACTCGCCCAGGCGGTAATATGTATACAACTCGTCGCTATGCTGCTTGCATCCGCGACCTCGACTATTACCTGCGCTACTCTACCTACGCAATGCTTGCTGGCGATCCTTCGATTCTAGATGAGCGCGTACTCAATGGTCTCAAAGAAACCTACAACTCGTTGGGTGTTCCCATTGGAGCAACAGTACAAGCTATTCAAGCAATGAAAGAAGTCACTGCTAGCTTAGTTGGTCCTGATGCTGGTAAAGAAATGGGTGTTTATTTCGACTACATCTGTTCTGGCTTAAGCTAA